Proteins encoded in a region of the Mesoflavibacter profundi genome:
- a CDS encoding carboxymuconolactone decarboxylase family protein yields MSDLVKDFNDYRAKMNDKILSDNNKIIKRIFNLDTNAFTAGALDVKTKELLGLVASTVLRCDDCVKYHLESCYKEGLSKEEVMETLSIATLIGGTIVIPHLRRAYEYWEALEQQEN; encoded by the coding sequence ATGTCAGACCTAGTTAAAGACTTTAACGATTATAGAGCTAAGATGAACGATAAAATTCTTAGCGATAACAACAAAATAATTAAACGCATATTCAATTTAGACACTAACGCTTTTACAGCTGGTGCTTTAGATGTTAAGACTAAAGAACTTTTAGGATTAGTAGCATCTACCGTTTTAAGATGTGATGATTGCGTAAAATATCACTTAGAATCTTGTTACAAAGAAGGCTTATCTAAAGAAGAAGTAATGGAAACCTTAAGTATTGCAACATTAATTGGCGGTACAATTGTAATTCCGCACTTGCGTCGTGCTTACGAATATTGGGAAGCTTTAGAACAACAAGAAAACTAA
- a CDS encoding LysE family translocator produces the protein MTVETLLGFIVATSALAISPGPDNIYVLMQSITNGRNYGLATVAGLISGCLVHTTLVAFGVSAIIKNNDTLFLILKILGAVYLLYLAYKVYQSDTEVALTTENTPKKSLWQLFKQGVIMNVLNPKVSIFFLAFFPGFLFSETLSTVTQFYVLGLLFMLTSLIIFSAIAVLSGFISEYLKQNKNTGLVLKWLQIVVFVGIAVFIFFQKK, from the coding sequence ATGACTGTTGAAACCTTATTAGGGTTTATTGTAGCGACTTCGGCTTTAGCCATATCGCCTGGACCAGATAATATTTATGTGTTAATGCAAAGCATAACTAATGGTCGTAATTATGGTTTAGCAACAGTTGCAGGTTTAATTTCTGGTTGTTTGGTACACACAACATTGGTTGCTTTTGGTGTATCTGCTATTATTAAAAATAACGATACACTTTTTCTTATACTTAAAATTTTAGGTGCTGTTTACTTATTGTATTTGGCTTATAAAGTGTATCAAAGTGATACTGAAGTTGCTTTAACCACCGAAAACACACCAAAAAAAAGTTTGTGGCAACTATTTAAACAAGGTGTAATAATGAATGTGTTAAACCCAAAAGTGTCTATTTTCTTTTTGGCATTTTTTCCTGGGTTTTTATTTTCAGAAACCTTATCAACAGTAACTCAATTTTATGTATTGGGATTACTGTTTATGCTCACTTCTTTAATTATATTTTCTGCAATAGCAGTGCTTTCAGGATTTATTTCGGAGTATTTAAAACAGAATAAAAACACTGGATTAGTACTAAAATGGTTGCAAATAGTTGTGTTTGTAGGAATTGCTGTATTCATCTTTTTTCAGAAGAAATAA
- a CDS encoding KpsF/GutQ family sugar-phosphate isomerase — protein sequence MKNNNAIINSAKETIKLEGEAILNLANFINEDFVNATNLIYNSNGRVIITGIGKSAIIATKIVATLNSTGTPAVFMHAADAIHGDLGLILEDDVVICISKSGNTPEIKVLVPLIKNANNKMIAITGNKSSFLGQQADYVLNTFVEKEACPNNLAPTTSTTAQLVLGDALAVSLLELRGFTSRDFAKYHPGGALGKKLYLRVLDISSVNKKPAVTLDTSIKDVIIEISENMLGVTAVVQNQKIVGIITDGDLRRMLAKVDDFSSLTAKDIMSSNPKRIEEDAMAIDAMEILEENGISQLLVEKEGNYAGVVHLHDLIKEGII from the coding sequence TTGAAAAATAATAACGCCATTATAAATAGCGCTAAAGAAACCATAAAACTAGAAGGTGAAGCTATCTTAAACCTTGCTAATTTTATAAACGAAGATTTTGTAAACGCTACCAATTTAATTTATAACTCTAATGGTCGTGTTATTATTACAGGTATTGGTAAAAGCGCAATCATAGCAACAAAAATTGTGGCTACATTAAACTCTACTGGTACGCCAGCTGTATTTATGCATGCTGCAGATGCAATTCATGGCGATTTAGGTTTAATCCTAGAAGACGATGTTGTAATTTGTATTTCTAAAAGCGGAAATACACCCGAAATTAAAGTCTTAGTTCCTTTAATTAAAAATGCTAACAACAAAATGATTGCCATTACTGGTAATAAATCATCTTTTTTAGGGCAACAAGCAGATTATGTTTTAAATACTTTTGTTGAAAAAGAAGCTTGTCCTAACAACCTTGCTCCAACAACCAGCACAACAGCACAATTAGTTTTAGGCGATGCTCTGGCTGTAAGCTTATTAGAATTACGCGGATTTACAAGTCGTGACTTTGCTAAATATCATCCTGGTGGCGCTTTAGGTAAAAAATTATATTTAAGAGTTTTAGATATTTCTTCTGTAAACAAAAAACCAGCGGTTACTTTAGATACAAGCATTAAAGATGTAATTATTGAAATTTCTGAAAACATGCTTGGTGTTACAGCTGTTGTTCAAAATCAAAAAATTGTAGGTATTATTACAGACGGTGATTTAAGACGTATGCTTGCTAAAGTAGACGATTTTTCTTCATTAACTGCAAAAGATATTATGAGTAGCAATCCTAAACGTATAGAAGAAGATGCTATGGCTATAGATGCTATGGAAATATTAGAAGAAAATGGTATTTCACAATTATTAGTAGAAAAGGAAGGAAATTATGCAGGTGTTGTTCATTTACATGATTTAATTAAAGAAGGCATAATATAA
- a CDS encoding hydroxymethylglutaryl-CoA lyase — MKNDLVKVIECPRDAMQGIKQFIPTEKKVQYIQSLLRVGFDTIDFGSFVSPKAIPQMVDTAEVLAQLDLSKTKSKLLAIVANLRGAQDACQHPEIDYLGYPFSISENFQMRNTHKTIAQSVDLLNDILNTADQANKKVVVYISMGFGNPYGDPWNVEIVGEWTEKLSKMGVEILSLSDTVGTSNPENIDYLFSNLIPKYQDIEFGAHLHTTPSTWFEKVDAAYKAGCRRFDGAIQGFGGCPMAKDELTGNMPTEKVFSYLTTKKAHDLNAMSFESAYNEASKIFKVYH; from the coding sequence ATGAAAAACGACCTAGTAAAAGTAATCGAATGTCCGCGAGATGCCATGCAAGGCATTAAGCAATTTATTCCTACCGAAAAAAAAGTACAGTACATACAATCTTTATTACGTGTAGGTTTTGATACGATAGATTTTGGAAGTTTTGTATCACCTAAAGCTATACCTCAAATGGTAGATACAGCCGAAGTGTTAGCGCAATTAGATTTAAGCAAAACCAAAAGTAAATTATTAGCAATTGTAGCAAATTTACGTGGTGCTCAAGATGCTTGTCAACATCCAGAAATTGATTATTTGGGTTATCCGTTTTCTATTTCAGAAAACTTTCAAATGCGTAATACGCATAAAACAATAGCACAATCTGTAGACTTGTTAAACGACATTTTAAACACAGCAGATCAAGCTAATAAAAAGGTAGTGGTTTACATCTCAATGGGATTTGGTAATCCTTATGGTGATCCTTGGAATGTCGAAATAGTAGGCGAGTGGACAGAAAAATTGAGTAAAATGGGTGTAGAAATTTTATCCTTAAGTGATACAGTTGGTACATCTAATCCAGAAAATATAGATTATTTGTTTTCAAATCTAATTCCGAAATATCAAGATATTGAGTTTGGCGCACATTTGCACACTACGCCAAGTACATGGTTTGAAAAAGTAGATGCAGCTTACAAAGCTGGTTGCAGACGTTTTGATGGTGCTATACAAGGTTTTGGTGGTTGTCCTATGGCTAAAGATGAATTAACCGGAAATATGCCTACCGAAAAAGTGTTTTCTTATTTAACAACAAAAAAAGCGCATGACTTAAATGCGATGTCTTTTGAAAGCGCTTATAATGAGGCTTCAAAGATTTTTAAAGTCTATCATTAA
- the recQ gene encoding DNA helicase RecQ — MKSDLHAALKKYFGFSEFKGLQEQVIKSILDQNNTFVIMPTGGGKSLCYQLPALMQEGTAIVVSPLIALMKNQVDAIRGVSNENGIAHVLNSSLNKTEVKQVKSDIKNGVTKLLYVAPESLTKDEYVEFLRSVKISFMAVDEAHCISEWGHDFRPEYRNLRNIIKRIGENIPIIGLTATATPKVQEDILKNLGMTDANTFKASFNRPNLYYEIRPKTKNVDSDIIRFIKQNDGKSGIVYCLSRKRVEELAQVLQVNGIKAVPYHAGLDAKKRASHQDMFLMEDIDVVVATIAFGMGIDKPDVRFVIHHDIPKSIESYYQETGRAGRDGGEGHCLAYYSYKDIEKLEKFMSGKPVAEQEIGHALLQEVVAFAETSISRRKFILHYFGEDFDNQTGEGGDMDDNMRHPKEKEEASKEVTTILDIVKKTNAKYKSKELVNVIVGKSNALINSHKTDEQPFFGVGKNKEKSFWMALTRQMLVAGLLKKDIETYGVIKLTPAGEAFLDQPTSFMMTKDHDFSQDPDADIITATKGGGAVVDEQLMKMLKDLRKSNAKKLGVPPFVIFQDPSLEDMALKYPISVEELSNVHGVGEGKAKKYGKDFVKLIAKYVEDNDIVRPDDMVVKSTGSNSGIKLYIIQNVDRKLPLTDIASAKGMEMPAFIKEMEAIVYSGTKLNIDYWIDEILDEDQQEELHDYFMDTETDKIDVALDEFDGDYDDEELRLYRIKFISEVAN; from the coding sequence GTGAAAAGTGATTTGCATGCAGCATTAAAAAAATATTTTGGATTTAGTGAGTTTAAAGGCTTACAAGAACAAGTAATAAAAAGTATTTTAGATCAAAATAACACCTTTGTTATTATGCCTACTGGTGGCGGTAAAAGTTTATGTTACCAATTACCAGCTTTAATGCAAGAAGGAACAGCTATTGTGGTATCACCTTTAATAGCTTTAATGAAAAACCAAGTAGATGCTATAAGAGGTGTCTCTAACGAAAACGGTATTGCTCATGTCTTAAATTCTTCTTTAAATAAAACAGAAGTAAAACAAGTAAAGTCAGATATAAAAAATGGTGTTACTAAGCTGCTTTATGTAGCTCCAGAATCGTTAACAAAAGATGAATATGTCGAATTTTTACGTTCGGTAAAAATATCATTTATGGCGGTAGATGAAGCCCATTGTATTAGTGAATGGGGACACGATTTTAGACCAGAATACCGTAATTTAAGAAACATAATAAAACGAATTGGAGAAAATATTCCAATAATAGGTTTAACAGCTACAGCAACTCCTAAAGTACAAGAAGATATTCTTAAAAACTTAGGAATGACAGATGCTAATACCTTTAAGGCCTCGTTTAATAGACCAAACTTGTATTATGAAATAAGACCAAAAACAAAAAATGTAGACTCAGATATAATTCGTTTTATAAAACAAAACGATGGTAAGTCTGGAATTGTTTATTGTTTAAGTCGTAAAAGAGTAGAAGAGTTAGCACAAGTATTACAAGTTAATGGTATAAAAGCTGTGCCATATCATGCTGGGTTAGATGCTAAAAAAAGAGCATCACATCAAGATATGTTTTTAATGGAAGACATAGATGTAGTTGTAGCAACCATCGCATTTGGAATGGGTATTGACAAACCAGACGTACGTTTTGTAATACATCATGATATACCAAAAAGTATAGAAAGTTACTATCAAGAAACTGGTCGTGCAGGTCGTGATGGAGGCGAAGGACATTGTTTAGCTTACTATTCTTACAAAGACATAGAAAAGTTAGAAAAATTTATGTCTGGTAAACCAGTTGCAGAACAAGAAATTGGTCACGCTTTATTACAAGAAGTTGTTGCATTTGCAGAAACTTCTATTTCTAGACGTAAATTTATACTTCATTATTTTGGTGAAGACTTTGATAACCAAACTGGCGAAGGTGGCGATATGGATGATAATATGCGTCATCCAAAAGAAAAAGAAGAAGCTTCTAAAGAAGTAACTACAATACTAGACATTGTTAAAAAAACCAATGCAAAATACAAGTCTAAAGAACTAGTAAATGTAATCGTAGGTAAATCTAACGCGTTAATAAATTCTCATAAAACAGACGAACAACCATTCTTTGGAGTAGGAAAAAACAAAGAAAAAAGTTTCTGGATGGCATTAACAAGACAAATGCTAGTCGCTGGATTATTAAAAAAAGATATAGAAACTTACGGTGTAATTAAATTAACACCAGCTGGTGAAGCGTTTTTAGATCAACCAACATCTTTCATGATGACAAAAGATCATGACTTTAGCCAAGATCCAGATGCAGATATAATTACTGCAACAAAAGGTGGCGGCGCAGTTGTAGATGAACAATTAATGAAAATGCTTAAAGACTTACGTAAGTCTAATGCTAAAAAATTAGGAGTTCCACCATTTGTGATTTTCCAAGATCCTTCTTTAGAAGATATGGCTTTAAAATATCCTATATCTGTAGAAGAACTATCTAACGTGCATGGTGTTGGCGAAGGTAAAGCAAAAAAATACGGTAAAGATTTTGTCAAACTTATCGCTAAATATGTAGAAGATAATGATATTGTAAGACCAGACGATATGGTTGTAAAGTCTACAGGAAGCAATTCTGGAATAAAATTATACATTATTCAAAATGTAGATAGAAAGTTACCATTAACAGATATAGCGTCTGCAAAAGGCATGGAAATGCCAGCATTTATAAAAGAAATGGAAGCTATAGTCTATTCTGGAACCAAATTAAATATCGATTATTGGATAGATGAAATTTTAGATGAAGACCAGCAAGAAGAACTACACGATTATTTTATGGATACTGAAACCGATAAGATAGATGTGGCTTTAGATGAATTTGATGGTGATTACGATGATGAAGAATTGCGTTTATACCGAATTAAATTTATTAGTGAAGTCGCTAATTAG
- a CDS encoding quinone-dependent dihydroorotate dehydrogenase: protein MYKSLLRPLFFSFDPEKIHHFTFKLVKLTSKIPGMTSVFRRLYVVEDKQLQRHLFGLTFKNPVGLAAGFDKNAVLYNELANFGFGFIEIGTVTPKGQAGNPKKRLFRLKDDQGIINRMGFNNEGLEAAITQLKRNKGKLIIGGNIGKNTDTAPEDYTRDYLECFKGLHPYVDYFVLNVSCPNVGSHAKLTDKDYLLELISEVQKANEELSGRAQSRPKKPILLKIAPDLNTIQLDEIIEIIKETKLDGVIATNTSVDRTGLKTPKERLEAIGNGGLSGQPIKEKSTKVIKYLAEKSNKAFPIIGVGGIHSAEDALEKLEAGADLVQIYTGFIYEGPGLIKQINQAILNQN from the coding sequence ATGTACAAATCCCTTCTAAGACCGCTTTTTTTTAGTTTCGATCCTGAAAAAATTCATCATTTTACATTTAAGCTTGTTAAATTAACCTCTAAAATACCAGGAATGACTTCGGTGTTTAGACGTTTATATGTTGTAGAAGACAAACAACTACAACGTCATCTTTTTGGATTAACCTTTAAAAATCCAGTAGGACTAGCAGCAGGTTTTGATAAAAATGCAGTGCTGTATAATGAATTAGCCAACTTTGGTTTTGGATTTATAGAAATAGGAACCGTAACGCCAAAAGGACAAGCTGGAAATCCAAAAAAACGTTTGTTTAGATTAAAAGACGACCAAGGAATTATAAACCGTATGGGTTTTAATAACGAAGGGTTAGAAGCAGCAATTACACAATTAAAACGAAATAAAGGAAAGTTAATTATAGGTGGAAATATTGGAAAAAACACAGATACAGCACCAGAAGATTACACTAGAGATTATCTAGAATGTTTTAAAGGTTTACATCCGTATGTTGATTATTTTGTGCTTAATGTAAGTTGTCCAAACGTTGGAAGTCACGCTAAGTTAACCGATAAAGATTATTTGTTAGAGCTGATTAGCGAAGTGCAAAAAGCTAACGAAGAATTGTCAGGTCGAGCGCAGTCGAGACCTAAAAAACCAATTTTACTTAAGATTGCTCCAGATTTAAATACCATTCAGTTAGATGAAATCATAGAAATCATAAAAGAAACAAAACTAGATGGAGTAATTGCAACCAACACATCTGTAGATCGCACAGGATTAAAAACGCCAAAAGAACGTTTGGAAGCTATCGGAAATGGAGGTTTAAGTGGTCAACCTATAAAAGAGAAATCGACAAAAGTGATTAAATACCTAGCAGAAAAAAGTAATAAAGCATTCCCGATTATTGGTGTTGGAGGAATCCACAGTGCAGAAGATGCTTTAGAAAAACTAGAAGCAGGAGCAGATTTAGTTCAGATTTATACTGGTTTTATTTATGAAGGACCAGGATTAATCAAGCAGATTAATCAAGCTATTTTAAACCAAAATTAA
- a CDS encoding peptidylprolyl isomerase, which yields MQDGLYAKFNTSKGAILVNLEFEKTPGTVGNFVALAEGNMENSAKPQGTPYYDGLKFHRVISDFMIQGGCPQGTGTGNPGYKFDDEIHPDLKHDGPGVLSMANAGPGTNGSQFFITHVATDWLDGKHTVFGKVVEGQDVVDAIQQGDVIESLEIVREGEAAKNFNAIEAFRVFEGAREKRIAEEREAKRAELDKLAAGFEETKSGLRYQIIQKGSGKKAEKGNQVSVHYKGQLADGTVFDSSYKRNQPIDFQVGVGQVIPGWDEGILLLNVGDKARFVIPSDLAYGAQGAGGVIPPNATLIFDVELVNVK from the coding sequence ATGCAAGACGGTTTATACGCAAAATTTAATACTTCAAAAGGAGCAATTCTTGTTAATTTAGAATTTGAAAAAACACCAGGAACAGTAGGTAACTTTGTAGCTTTAGCAGAAGGTAATATGGAAAACTCTGCAAAACCTCAAGGAACACCTTATTACGATGGATTAAAATTTCACAGAGTAATTAGTGATTTTATGATTCAAGGTGGTTGTCCTCAAGGAACAGGTACAGGAAATCCAGGTTATAAATTTGATGACGAAATTCACCCAGATTTAAAACACGATGGACCAGGAGTTTTAAGTATGGCTAACGCAGGACCAGGAACAAATGGTAGTCAGTTTTTTATCACTCACGTTGCTACAGATTGGTTAGATGGTAAGCATACCGTATTTGGAAAAGTTGTAGAAGGACAAGATGTAGTAGATGCTATCCAACAAGGAGATGTTATTGAATCTTTAGAAATTGTAAGAGAAGGTGAAGCAGCAAAAAACTTTAACGCTATTGAAGCTTTTAGAGTATTTGAAGGCGCTAGAGAAAAACGTATTGCTGAAGAACGTGAAGCAAAGCGTGCTGAGTTAGATAAATTAGCAGCAGGTTTTGAAGAAACTAAAAGCGGTTTACGTTACCAAATCATACAAAAAGGAAGTGGTAAAAAAGCTGAAAAGGGTAATCAAGTTTCTGTACATTATAAAGGACAATTAGCAGACGGAACTGTATTTGATAGTTCTTACAAGCGTAACCAACCAATAGACTTTCAAGTTGGAGTAGGACAAGTTATTCCAGGTTGGGACGAAGGTATTTTATTATTAAACGTTGGTGATAAAGCACGTTTTGTAATACCAAGTGATTTAGCTTATGGTGCGCAAGGTGCTGGTGGCGTTATTCCTCCAAATGCGACTCTTATTTTTGATGTAGAATTAGTAAATGTTAAATAA
- the lptB gene encoding LPS export ABC transporter ATP-binding protein, with the protein MKLKAEHLMKSYNGRKVVKDVSLEVNQGEIVGLLGPNGAGKTTSFYMIVGLIKPNGGNIYLDNTNITNYPMYKRAQNGIGYLAQEASVFRKLSIEENILSVLQLTKLSKKEQLMRMEALIEEFSLGHIRKNRGDLLSGGERRRTEIARALATNPSFILLDEPFAGVDPVAVEDIQRIVAQLTEKNIGILITDHNVQETLAITDRTYLMFEGSILKAGEPEELANDEMVRKVYLGQNFELRKKKIRT; encoded by the coding sequence ATGAAGCTTAAAGCAGAACATTTAATGAAGTCCTACAACGGACGAAAAGTTGTAAAAGACGTATCATTAGAAGTAAATCAAGGCGAAATTGTTGGTCTTCTTGGTCCTAATGGTGCGGGAAAAACAACGTCGTTTTACATGATTGTTGGACTTATCAAACCAAATGGTGGTAATATCTATTTAGATAACACAAATATTACCAACTATCCAATGTATAAGCGTGCTCAAAACGGTATTGGATATCTAGCGCAAGAAGCTTCTGTTTTTAGAAAATTAAGTATTGAAGAAAATATACTAAGCGTATTACAACTAACCAAACTAAGTAAAAAAGAACAATTAATGCGTATGGAAGCTTTAATTGAAGAATTTAGTTTAGGACATATACGTAAAAACCGTGGAGATTTACTTTCTGGTGGAGAACGACGTCGAACAGAAATTGCTAGAGCTTTAGCCACAAATCCTAGCTTTATCCTATTAGACGAACCTTTTGCTGGTGTAGATCCTGTTGCTGTAGAAGACATACAACGTATAGTTGCGCAGCTAACAGAAAAAAACATTGGAATCTTAATCACAGACCATAATGTACAAGAAACGTTAGCGATTACAGACCGTACATATTTAATGTTTGAAGGTAGTATTCTTAAAGCTGGAGAACCAGAAGAATTAGCTAATGACGAAATGGTAAGAAAGGTATACTTAGGTCAAAACTTCGAGTTACGTAAAAAGAAAATTAGGACGTAA
- the pepT gene encoding peptidase T, whose protein sequence is MISKEDIIKRFVSYVTVDTESDPNSDTTPSTKKQWDLANALVQELQNIGMQDVSIDQNAYIMATLPSNVDHDVPTIGFISHFDTSPDFTGANVNPQIVERYDGKDIVLNEAENIVLSPDYFEDLLLYKGQTLITTDGTTLLGADDKAGICEIISAMEYLIKNPQIKHGTIKVGFTPDEEIGRGAHKFDVEKFGADWAYTMDGSQIGELEYENFNAAGAVVKVKGKIVHPGYAKGKMVNSMYIATEFINSLPRLETPEHTEGYQGFFHLYSVKGEVEETVLEYIIRDHDKEHFEARKEVMQNLTDELNQQYEREVVTIEIKDQYFNMKEKVEPVMHIVDIAEEAMKQLDIKPLIKAIRGGTDGSQLSYMGLPCPNIFAGGHNFHGRYEYVPVESMIKATEVICKIAELTAEKYK, encoded by the coding sequence ATGATTTCAAAAGAAGACATCATCAAAAGATTTGTTAGCTACGTAACTGTAGATACTGAATCTGATCCAAATAGCGACACAACACCAAGTACCAAAAAACAATGGGATCTTGCCAATGCATTAGTGCAAGAATTACAAAATATAGGAATGCAAGATGTAAGTATTGATCAAAACGCTTATATCATGGCGACATTACCAAGTAATGTGGATCATGACGTGCCAACTATTGGATTTATCTCGCATTTTGATACATCTCCAGATTTTACTGGCGCTAATGTTAATCCGCAAATTGTAGAGCGTTATGATGGTAAAGACATTGTTTTAAATGAAGCTGAAAACATTGTTTTATCTCCGGATTATTTTGAAGATTTATTACTTTACAAAGGTCAGACCTTAATCACAACCGATGGGACAACGCTTTTAGGTGCTGATGATAAAGCTGGTATTTGCGAAATTATTTCTGCTATGGAATACCTGATTAAAAATCCACAAATCAAACACGGAACCATTAAAGTTGGATTTACTCCTGATGAAGAAATTGGTCGTGGCGCACATAAATTTGATGTTGAAAAATTTGGTGCAGATTGGGCTTACACCATGGATGGAAGTCAAATTGGTGAGTTAGAATACGAAAATTTTAACGCTGCTGGCGCTGTAGTTAAAGTGAAAGGAAAAATTGTACATCCTGGTTATGCTAAAGGAAAAATGGTGAACTCTATGTACATTGCTACCGAGTTTATCAACTCGTTACCAAGACTAGAAACACCTGAACATACTGAAGGTTATCAAGGATTTTTTCATTTATATTCTGTAAAAGGTGAAGTTGAAGAAACCGTACTAGAATATATTATTCGTGATCACGACAAAGAGCATTTTGAAGCTAGAAAAGAAGTGATGCAAAACTTAACCGACGAGCTTAACCAGCAATACGAACGAGAAGTGGTAACCATTGAAATTAAGGATCAATACTTCAATATGAAAGAAAAGGTAGAACCTGTAATGCATATTGTAGATATTGCTGAAGAAGCGATGAAACAATTAGATATTAAACCGTTAATAAAAGCAATTCGTGGTGGAACAGATGGATCACAATTAAGTTATATGGGCTTACCGTGTCCTAATATTTTTGCTGGCGGACATAATTTTCATGGACGTTATGAGTATGTTCCTGTAGAAAGTATGATAAAAGCAACAGAAGTAATTTGCAAAATCGCTGAGTTGACTGCTGAAAAGTATAAGTAA
- the tatC gene encoding twin-arginine translocase subunit TatC, with amino-acid sequence MANKQVDEMSFLDHLEDLRWHLIRIVAAIIICGTVAFIFKGFIFDHIIFAPKKMDFPTYQWLCKLSMFVGVENSSFCGEEFPFIIQSRTMAGQFSAHIWTSIYAGFIIAFPYVIYQLWKFISPGLNDNERKTSRGFIVITSLLFFLGVLFGYYIITPLSINFLGTYTVSDQVSNEFDISSYISLVRASVIAAGIIFELPILIYFLTKLGLVTPEILRKYRKFALVIVLILAAVITPPDVASQIIVAIPVIILYEISIYISKFVVKKEEKNTSKHVRPS; translated from the coding sequence ATGGCAAATAAACAAGTAGACGAAATGTCTTTTTTAGACCATCTTGAGGATTTAAGATGGCATTTAATTCGTATTGTTGCTGCAATAATTATTTGTGGTACTGTAGCATTTATTTTTAAAGGTTTTATTTTTGACCATATAATTTTTGCTCCAAAAAAAATGGATTTTCCAACCTATCAATGGTTATGTAAATTATCCATGTTTGTAGGTGTAGAGAATTCTTCTTTTTGTGGAGAAGAGTTTCCTTTTATTATTCAAAGTAGAACTATGGCAGGACAGTTCTCTGCTCACATATGGACTTCTATTTATGCTGGATTTATTATTGCGTTTCCTTACGTGATCTATCAACTTTGGAAATTTATAAGTCCTGGTTTAAATGATAACGAACGTAAAACATCTAGAGGATTTATAGTCATTACATCTTTACTTTTCTTTTTAGGTGTATTATTTGGCTACTACATCATAACACCATTATCTATTAACTTTTTAGGAACTTACACCGTAAGTGATCAAGTCTCTAACGAGTTTGATATTTCATCCTACATAAGCCTTGTAAGAGCATCTGTTATAGCTGCTGGAATAATTTTTGAACTTCCTATTCTAATTTACTTTCTTACTAAATTAGGCTTAGTTACACCAGAAATTTTACGTAAATACCGAAAATTTGCTTTAGTAATTGTACTAATTCTTGCTGCAGTAATAACTCCACCAGATGTTGCCAGTCAAATAATAGTAGCAATTCCTGTTATCATATTATACGAGATAAGTATATACATCTCTAAATTTGTAGTGAAAAAAGAAGAAAAAAATACCAGTAAACATGTCAGACCTAGTTAA
- a CDS encoding TerC family protein translates to MLENIFTLLMLVMLQAVLGFDNLLYISLESKKAKAEDQKKVRKTGILIAIGLRIVLLFVLVSIIDLFQEPVAFLTGKIGDAASFEFNGHSLIVLAGGGFIIYTAIKEIWHMIGAHDLEVDVEDKEKRVKSSSAVITSIVIMNLVFSFDSILAAIGLTSDIDNSTTAFIIMAIAIVLSGLLMLFLADRISLFLAKNRMYEVLGLFILFIVGIMLVTEGGHLAHIKLFGNPIEPMSKTTFYFVIAVLVIVDVVQGRYQKKILAEQAASNKK, encoded by the coding sequence ATGTTAGAAAACATTTTTACACTATTAATGCTTGTTATGTTGCAAGCAGTACTTGGTTTTGATAACCTATTATACATCTCTTTAGAATCTAAAAAAGCCAAAGCTGAAGACCAGAAAAAAGTAAGAAAAACAGGAATTTTAATTGCAATAGGTTTAAGGATAGTTTTACTATTTGTTTTGGTTTCTATTATTGATTTATTTCAAGAACCTGTTGCGTTTTTAACAGGAAAAATAGGTGACGCAGCAAGTTTTGAGTTTAATGGACATAGTCTTATTGTTCTTGCAGGTGGCGGATTTATTATTTACACTGCTATTAAAGAAATCTGGCATATGATTGGTGCTCATGATTTGGAAGTAGATGTAGAAGATAAAGAGAAAAGAGTAAAGTCTTCTAGTGCAGTGATAACAAGTATTGTTATAATGAATTTAGTATTTTCATTTGATTCTATTTTAGCAGCAATAGGGTTAACAAGTGATATAGACAATAGTACGACAGCATTTATCATTATGGCTATCGCAATTGTATTAAGTGGTTTATTAATGTTGTTTTTAGCCGATAGGATTTCTCTATTTTTAGCTAAAAATAGAATGTATGAAGTGTTAGGTCTTTTTATTTTATTTATTGTTGGTATAATGCTAGTTACAGAAGGCGGACATCTTGCACATATTAAATTATTTGGCAATCCTATTGAGCCAATGAGTAAAACTACATTTTATTTTGTAATAGCTGTGTTGGTTATTGTAGATGTGGTACAAGGTAGATATCAAAAAAAGATTCTTGCGGAGCAAGCAGCTTCTAATAAAAAGTAA